One window from the genome of Sphingomonas lacunae encodes:
- a CDS encoding O-antigen ligase domain-containing protein, with the protein MAASAADPEILPERLIVFAITSTWWLYLVGGLYILGPVLGWILAALVARAYFFGDVLPVRERPVPISWPILVWLIGMVAMLIILWIGHRNFSLGTGPTIKSSVGWAKGWALIALYPLAGACLCIRAEVIYRAICRLGKQTILILPIFLVAPFAGLPSKLWVSPLKVVGGSGDEYFAVILYTLEPGVGTPRWQFFAPWSPAAGMMAVIYLLCALEEKDPRWKAWGVSAGLLVGLLSQSRLALVALLLVWPMSWAVSKLSKAWVWFVAAPAILLAAWFAPALIDLANQVQADFAGARADSTRVRETLGRIAIERWENEAYWFGHGVVERGPHLVEYMPIGSHHSWYGLLFVKGLAGLLAFAIPMAVTLFVTFRVAVTRDIGRVGLSMILVYALYSFGENMEVLTYLTWPALLIMGIALRREQVPRAG; encoded by the coding sequence ATGGCTGCGTCAGCCGCTGATCCGGAAATTCTTCCCGAACGCCTGATCGTCTTTGCGATCACGTCGACCTGGTGGCTGTATCTTGTCGGGGGGCTATACATTCTTGGCCCGGTTCTCGGCTGGATCTTGGCTGCGCTGGTGGCCCGGGCCTATTTCTTCGGAGATGTTCTGCCTGTCCGGGAACGGCCGGTGCCGATCAGCTGGCCGATCCTGGTATGGCTGATCGGTATGGTGGCGATGCTGATCATCTTGTGGATCGGGCACCGAAATTTCTCTCTTGGCACCGGGCCGACCATCAAATCCAGTGTTGGCTGGGCCAAAGGCTGGGCGCTGATTGCGTTGTATCCGCTGGCAGGCGCGTGCCTGTGCATACGGGCTGAAGTGATTTACCGGGCTATCTGTCGGTTGGGCAAACAGACGATCTTGATCCTGCCGATCTTTCTTGTCGCCCCCTTTGCCGGTTTGCCTTCCAAACTTTGGGTTTCGCCGCTGAAGGTGGTTGGGGGATCGGGCGACGAATATTTCGCCGTGATACTCTATACCCTTGAACCGGGTGTCGGGACGCCGCGCTGGCAGTTTTTTGCCCCATGGTCGCCCGCAGCCGGGATGATGGCTGTTATATATCTGTTGTGCGCGCTTGAGGAAAAGGACCCCAGGTGGAAGGCTTGGGGCGTCTCTGCCGGACTGCTTGTCGGGCTGTTGTCACAGTCGCGATTGGCCTTGGTCGCGTTGTTGCTGGTATGGCCGATGTCTTGGGCTGTTTCCAAATTGTCAAAGGCCTGGGTGTGGTTCGTCGCCGCACCAGCGATATTGCTGGCTGCGTGGTTCGCCCCTGCGCTGATTGACCTTGCCAATCAGGTTCAGGCGGATTTCGCCGGGGCCCGTGCGGATTCAACGCGGGTGCGAGAGACTTTGGGCCGGATTGCCATCGAACGGTGGGAGAATGAAGCCTATTGGTTCGGCCATGGGGTTGTCGAACGCGGACCGCATCTGGTCGAATATATGCCGATCGGCAGCCACCACAGCTGGTATGGCCTGCTTTTCGTCAAGGGACTGGCCGGCTTGTTGGCCTTTGCCATACCCATGGCTGTCACTTTGTTCGTGACCTTTCGCGTGGCGGTAACGCGCGACATTGGCCGGGTCGGCCTGTCGATGATCCTGGTTTATGCTCTCTATAGTTTCGGAGAGAATATGGAGGTGCTGACCTATCTGACTTGGCCGGCGCTGCTCATCATGGGTATTGCGCTGCGCCGCGAGCAAGTGCCTCGCGCCGGGTAG
- a CDS encoding heme NO-binding domain-containing protein: MKGIIFAELVRFMEETQSAAFADSVIRAADIPSDGAYGAANNYPSSEALKLVATASEHSGVPQDELCVLFGHYLFRRFTLLYSYLIEAYETAEDLLMHIGSHIHADVCVLYPDARPPQVSLVKLSDQTIVTYSSYRPMAMIALGLVQQCMVHFGDPRQVTCEVTNKGRQATFVLVEPDQEAAA; the protein is encoded by the coding sequence ATGAAGGGTATCATATTTGCCGAGCTGGTCCGCTTCATGGAAGAGACCCAATCGGCAGCTTTTGCAGACTCTGTCATTCGCGCTGCGGACATCCCCTCCGACGGGGCATACGGTGCGGCGAACAACTATCCCTCGAGTGAGGCGCTCAAACTGGTCGCCACTGCCTCGGAACACTCCGGCGTTCCCCAAGACGAACTATGTGTCTTATTTGGCCACTATCTCTTTCGTCGCTTCACTCTTCTCTATTCCTATCTCATTGAGGCCTATGAGACAGCCGAAGACTTGCTGATGCACATTGGCTCGCACATCCATGCCGACGTCTGCGTGCTGTATCCTGATGCCCGTCCGCCACAAGTGAGCCTGGTCAAGCTTTCAGACCAGACAATCGTGACCTATAGTTCCTATCGCCCGATGGCGATGATCGCACTCGGTTTGGTTCAGCAGTGCATGGTGCACTTCGGTGATCCCAGACAGGTGACGTGCGAAGTCACCAATAAAGGTCGTCAGGCAACCTTCGTGCTGGTGGAACCCGACCAGGAGGCAGCAGCGTGA
- a CDS encoding sigma-54-dependent transcriptional regulator, which produces MTHGTILVVEDIASLAMAYAAQLESAGYACVIADSGAAAIAELDRHGDRIKGILLDLQLPDTDGLELLQTNGGITSRWPVVVATADGSINRAIEAMRLGAFDFLVKPLAPQRLITIMRSAVQPLEALATPARTPVRAATTNGFMGFVGMSPPMLGVYRQIENVARSRATVFITGESGTGKEVCAEAIHKASPRGGKPFIAINCGAIPEDLLESELFGHLKGSFTGAVSDRIGAVQAAQGGTLFLDEICEMELRLQVKLLRFLQTGTVQRVGSNRTEDVDVRIICATNRDPEAEVAAGRFREDLYYRLAVVPIELPPLRARGHDIELIANTFLQRFGKEEGKNFDRITPEFARGLASHKWPGNVRELQNLIRRAAVMFEGPALPEEALPRMARLPRESAALSAEPVTGQSPACKDPAAPVAPLATDDLAGLLRGMTLDDIERLVVETAITDAGGSLPAAARALGVSPSTLYRKRERWIEQGLAS; this is translated from the coding sequence GTGACCCACGGCACTATTCTGGTTGTCGAGGATATAGCCTCTCTTGCCATGGCCTACGCAGCGCAGCTTGAGAGCGCCGGCTATGCTTGTGTGATAGCCGATTCAGGCGCAGCCGCAATCGCCGAACTGGACCGTCATGGCGACCGGATCAAAGGCATATTGCTCGACCTGCAACTCCCCGACACCGACGGCCTGGAATTGTTGCAGACCAATGGCGGCATTACATCGCGATGGCCGGTTGTCGTTGCAACAGCCGACGGTTCGATCAACCGCGCAATTGAAGCCATGCGTCTGGGTGCCTTTGATTTTCTGGTAAAGCCACTCGCTCCACAACGGCTGATAACTATCATGCGCAGCGCTGTGCAGCCGTTGGAGGCGCTCGCAACCCCTGCCCGAACACCGGTTCGCGCCGCTACCACCAACGGATTCATGGGCTTTGTCGGGATGTCGCCGCCAATGCTCGGCGTTTATCGCCAGATCGAAAATGTGGCACGAAGTCGCGCCACCGTCTTCATCACGGGCGAAAGCGGCACCGGCAAGGAAGTGTGCGCCGAGGCCATCCACAAGGCGAGCCCCCGGGGCGGAAAACCGTTCATTGCCATCAATTGCGGCGCCATCCCCGAAGACTTGCTGGAATCCGAATTGTTTGGCCATCTGAAAGGCAGTTTCACCGGCGCTGTCAGTGACCGGATCGGCGCCGTCCAAGCGGCTCAGGGCGGAACCCTGTTCCTCGACGAGATTTGCGAAATGGAGTTGAGATTGCAGGTCAAGCTGCTCCGTTTCCTGCAAACCGGGACCGTGCAAAGGGTCGGCTCCAACCGGACGGAGGATGTCGACGTGCGCATCATATGCGCCACCAACCGCGACCCGGAAGCGGAAGTCGCTGCGGGCCGGTTCCGCGAAGATCTGTATTACCGGCTCGCTGTTGTGCCGATCGAACTGCCGCCACTGCGTGCAAGGGGACATGACATTGAACTGATTGCCAACACCTTCCTGCAACGCTTTGGCAAGGAAGAGGGCAAGAATTTCGACCGAATTACGCCGGAGTTCGCTCGGGGCCTCGCCAGTCACAAATGGCCGGGAAATGTCCGTGAACTGCAGAATCTGATCAGGCGGGCAGCCGTCATGTTTGAGGGCCCCGCTTTGCCCGAGGAAGCGCTGCCACGTATGGCGAGGCTGCCCCGTGAAAGCGCCGCCTTGTCGGCGGAGCCGGTTACCGGCCAAAGCCCCGCCTGCAAGGACCCAGCCGCTCCGGTTGCACCTTTGGCGACGGATGATTTGGCCGGGTTGCTGCGCGGTATGACCCTTGATGACATCGAGCGATTGGTCGTTGAAACAGCGATCACAGACGCTGGAGGCAGCCTGCCGGCGGCGGCCCGCGCGCTGGGTGTCAGCCCGTCGACGCTGTACCGCAAGCGCGAACGTTGGATCGAACAAGGGCTCGCCAGCTGA
- a CDS encoding polysaccharide biosynthesis/export family protein, with product MPKAALVAILIPAMLLSGCATMETPRNAPGSLYAREQQARFRPETPQCQVAPVPAEVAGLQEVPVHSLTNAVNSVAEGDRLQLTIAGDTARYTGSYIVSGNGMMELAGGIRVRAAGKTVDALERDLRAELLNRGIVRAVTGNIRLQHVEQAGLPIPVTGAVFGSGIARVGERQADTRSMMVANPASGDLNVNRTLSTALRAAGGVRPDASISDVVLIRGGQWARVDMRGALDGTTVSDVALATGDRIIVGSVGCLQPELVRPSSITIPGIRVFMSNLSGPAQGNGASAIGSESTSLPYGTRFLQGLVSANCVGGSAMNAGRSAVLISRNPVTGQSVVISRSVERLVRGSDRDAYDPYLMPGDSIVCYDSMAMNLREVISTVSASVTPYVLFNSVKD from the coding sequence ATGCCGAAAGCCGCGTTGGTGGCAATACTGATACCAGCTATGCTCCTCTCGGGCTGTGCAACGATGGAGACACCCCGCAATGCACCGGGTAGCCTCTATGCTCGGGAACAGCAGGCGCGTTTTAGGCCAGAGACACCTCAATGCCAGGTCGCTCCCGTTCCGGCGGAGGTTGCCGGTTTGCAGGAAGTGCCAGTGCATTCGCTGACAAATGCGGTGAACAGTGTTGCGGAGGGGGACAGGCTGCAACTGACTATCGCCGGCGACACTGCCCGATACACTGGCAGTTACATTGTTTCGGGCAACGGCATGATGGAGTTGGCAGGAGGCATTCGTGTCAGGGCTGCCGGGAAGACCGTTGATGCTTTGGAGCGGGACTTGCGGGCTGAGCTGCTGAACCGTGGCATTGTCAGGGCGGTGACTGGCAATATTCGTCTGCAGCATGTCGAACAAGCTGGATTGCCTATTCCTGTAACCGGCGCTGTCTTTGGCAGTGGCATTGCCCGTGTTGGGGAACGGCAGGCCGACACCAGATCCATGATGGTGGCCAACCCTGCCTCGGGTGATCTGAATGTCAACCGGACGCTCTCCACGGCATTGCGCGCAGCGGGCGGTGTCAGACCGGACGCTTCGATCAGTGACGTTGTGCTGATCCGTGGCGGTCAATGGGCGCGTGTGGACATGCGCGGTGCGCTTGATGGCACCACTGTCAGTGATGTTGCTCTTGCGACCGGCGACAGGATCATCGTCGGCAGTGTCGGATGCCTTCAGCCGGAACTTGTGCGGCCTTCTTCAATCACCATTCCCGGGATCCGTGTATTCATGTCCAATCTTTCGGGGCCGGCTCAGGGTAATGGTGCTTCCGCCATCGGCTCGGAATCGACCAGCCTGCCATATGGAACCCGGTTTTTGCAGGGACTGGTCTCGGCAAACTGTGTTGGCGGGTCAGCGATGAACGCGGGGCGTTCGGCAGTCCTGATCTCGCGCAATCCGGTTACCGGTCAGTCAGTGGTGATTTCCCGGTCGGTCGAACGATTGGTTCGCGGGTCGGACAGGGATGCCTACGACCCGTATCTGATGCCTGGCGATTCCATCGTCTGCTATGACAGCATGGCAATGAACCTGCGTGAGGTTATCAGCACCGTTAGCGCCTCTGTCACGCCGTATGTCCTTTTCAACAGCGTAAAGGACTGA
- a CDS encoding NADH:ubiquinone oxidoreductase subunit NDUFA12 has translation MGILSKIFTWWDGATIGTLLFSARKGTKVGEDSLGNRYFASRDGSRRWVIYQGSNDASRVPPEWHGWLHHTHEDLPDSLPPVRDWQAEPTPNLTGTVAAYRPAGSLERGGKRAPASGDYQAWTPDAA, from the coding sequence ATGGGTATCTTGTCGAAAATCTTCACCTGGTGGGACGGTGCCACCATTGGCACTTTGCTCTTTAGCGCGCGCAAGGGCACAAAGGTCGGCGAGGATTCGCTCGGCAACCGCTATTTCGCGTCGCGCGACGGCTCGCGCCGCTGGGTGATATACCAGGGCTCAAACGATGCCAGCCGGGTTCCGCCGGAATGGCATGGCTGGTTGCACCACACGCATGAAGACCTGCCTGACTCGCTGCCCCCGGTGCGGGACTGGCAGGCAGAGCCGACGCCCAATCTTACCGGTACCGTGGCCGCCTATCGTCCGGCCGGCTCGCTGGAGCGCGGCGGCAAGCGTGCGCCCGCTTCGGGCGATTATCAGGCTTGGACGCCCGACGCCGCGTGA
- the aat gene encoding leucyl/phenylalanyl-tRNA--protein transferase has protein sequence MRGAPAQGWPMGPDGPVIPPETLLLAYANGLFPMADSATDEEIYWVEPRIRAILPLDGFHLSRSLAKTVRRDRFRVTRDTAFERVMALCAEAAEGREDTWINPLIKRSYAGLFRIGHAHSIECWEGEALVGGLYGVSLGRAFFGESMFSRRTDASKVALAHLVARLRVGGFDLLDCQFMTSHLASLGAVEIPQADYLDLLYRSAAGAVSAGALSSAGESAAGSGAAAGTSAAGDWASLDGLGAAGRSDGAGSSRISTSPGQLIVQLLTKTS, from the coding sequence ATGCGTGGCGCACCTGCACAGGGCTGGCCCATGGGTCCGGACGGTCCGGTCATTCCTCCGGAAACCTTGTTACTGGCCTATGCCAATGGCCTGTTCCCGATGGCCGACAGCGCGACCGACGAGGAGATTTACTGGGTCGAGCCGCGCATCCGGGCGATCTTGCCGCTGGATGGTTTTCACCTGTCCCGCTCGCTGGCCAAGACAGTAAGGCGCGACCGGTTCCGGGTGACCCGCGACACCGCCTTTGAGCGGGTGATGGCGCTGTGCGCCGAAGCGGCGGAAGGGCGCGAGGACACGTGGATCAACCCGCTGATCAAGCGCAGCTATGCCGGCCTGTTCCGCATCGGCCACGCCCACAGCATCGAGTGCTGGGAGGGCGAGGCGCTGGTCGGTGGTCTCTATGGTGTGTCGCTGGGCCGCGCCTTTTTCGGGGAATCCATGTTCTCCCGCCGGACCGACGCATCAAAGGTGGCGCTGGCACATCTGGTGGCGCGGCTCAGGGTGGGCGGGTTTGACCTGCTCGATTGCCAGTTCATGACCAGCCACCTCGCAAGTCTCGGCGCGGTGGAGATTCCGCAAGCCGACTATCTTGACCTGCTTTACCGGTCGGCAGCGGGGGCGGTCTCCGCCGGAGCACTCTCGTCAGCCGGTGAGTCGGCAGCGGGCTCTGGCGCGGCGGCAGGAACATCGGCAGCGGGCGACTGGGCCTCGCTCGATGGCCTGGGCGCGGCCGGACGATCCGACGGAGCTGGCTCGTCCCGAATCTCCACCTCGCCCGGCCAACTCATCGTGCAGCTTCTGACGAAAACGTCATAG
- a CDS encoding SDR family oxidoreductase, with protein MSAFRDGLFDGKVVFVAGGTSGINLGIAKRFAELGAKVAVVGRNPEKAANAAAEIGHGAIGLSSDVRDYGAIRASMEHIVETFGKMDVVVSGAAGNFLAPALGMSANAFRTVVDIDLNGTFNVFRGCHDLLNDNASLIAITAGQAVNPMAMQAHACAAKAGINQLVRVLAMEWGPNVRVNGISPGPIAGTEGMARLSPEGADRAKHFERIPLKRWGEIDEIAEAAVFLSSESARYVTGTILDVDGGSQLGDASRMDTSKGLSG; from the coding sequence ATGAGTGCATTCAGGGACGGCCTGTTCGACGGCAAGGTGGTGTTTGTCGCGGGCGGCACCAGCGGGATCAATCTCGGCATCGCCAAGCGTTTCGCCGAGCTGGGTGCCAAGGTCGCCGTCGTTGGCCGCAATCCTGAAAAGGCCGCCAATGCCGCTGCCGAGATCGGTCATGGCGCCATTGGCCTGTCCTCGGACGTGCGGGATTACGGCGCGATCCGCGCGTCGATGGAACATATTGTCGAGACTTTTGGCAAAATGGACGTGGTCGTATCCGGCGCCGCCGGCAATTTTCTCGCGCCCGCGCTCGGCATGTCGGCCAACGCCTTTCGCACCGTGGTCGATATCGACCTCAACGGCACCTTCAATGTTTTCCGCGGATGTCATGACCTGCTCAACGACAATGCCTCACTGATCGCCATCACCGCCGGACAGGCAGTCAATCCGATGGCGATGCAGGCCCATGCCTGTGCGGCCAAGGCCGGCATCAACCAGCTTGTCCGTGTTCTGGCGATGGAATGGGGGCCCAATGTGCGGGTCAATGGCATTTCCCCTGGCCCGATCGCCGGGACCGAGGGCATGGCTCGCCTCTCGCCCGAGGGGGCGGACCGGGCCAAGCATTTTGAGCGCATTCCCTTGAAACGCTGGGGAGAAATTGACGAAATCGCAGAGGCCGCAGTGTTCCTGTCAAGCGAATCCGCCCGCTATGTCACCGGCACCATCCTCGATGTCGACGGTGGCTCGCAATTGGGTGACGCCAGCCGCATGGATACATCCAAAGGCTTGTCGGGCTGA
- a CDS encoding GumC family protein gives MRHEVIAKPRRLLRIWTYIRDGLPSPGRYKRYVVAMAPALIAVWTATGAYLVLAPRSYTSHFTLILPGSGAGSTLNVESIGQAQSSAASAFSSTTLSPTENYKRLLMADITLRQSARILKENEDAFPGPKVELTDQTNLIQIDIAGASPQQAQRRATALRQAFLTQLDRLRADEAAKREQADTRHLQELEAKVRETERALLAFQAQHGMVSVEQFNNRISAIDSLRDREREVRTTLRQQSAESSRFSSALNAGTALGNNTLRLRSDPMFQRLVERYAALDADAEQKSATLGEGHGDLAQVQAERDTLRTALARRGRELTGLGDEQLLRMVDLSVSDGRSSLIEGMIAADIRRAGTSAALREIRGDLAQQQGRAGLLVTQAAELADLTRDHRIAEAVFSSALARVDTNKQDPFASYPLVQTLEEPSLPRGPSSPSTVIAIAGATAATILIIMGFLLTWLRQPLIRKFFPNA, from the coding sequence ATGAGGCATGAAGTGATCGCCAAGCCTCGGCGGCTGCTGCGCATCTGGACGTACATTCGCGATGGTCTGCCTTCTCCGGGCCGTTACAAGCGCTATGTAGTTGCCATGGCACCGGCGCTGATCGCGGTGTGGACCGCTACAGGGGCCTATCTTGTGCTCGCTCCGCGAAGTTACACCAGCCATTTTACGCTGATCCTGCCTGGGTCGGGCGCCGGCAGCACGTTGAACGTCGAGAGCATTGGCCAAGCCCAGTCTTCGGCAGCTTCTGCCTTTTCCTCGACGACACTAAGCCCGACCGAGAATTACAAGCGGTTGCTGATGGCAGACATCACGCTTCGTCAAAGCGCTCGGATACTCAAGGAAAATGAGGACGCTTTTCCTGGGCCAAAGGTCGAGCTGACCGATCAGACCAACCTGATCCAGATCGATATTGCTGGAGCCTCTCCCCAACAGGCGCAACGCCGAGCAACCGCGCTGCGCCAAGCCTTTCTCACGCAGTTGGACAGGCTTCGCGCGGATGAAGCCGCCAAGCGCGAACAGGCCGATACGCGGCATTTGCAGGAACTGGAAGCCAAGGTGCGGGAGACCGAACGGGCATTGCTCGCCTTTCAGGCGCAGCATGGCATGGTGTCTGTGGAGCAGTTCAACAATCGCATCTCAGCGATAGACTCCCTGCGCGATCGCGAACGGGAAGTGCGAACGACCTTGCGGCAACAAAGTGCCGAGAGTTCTAGATTTTCCTCGGCTTTGAATGCCGGGACTGCGCTGGGTAACAACACATTGCGGTTGCGTTCAGACCCGATGTTCCAACGGCTGGTGGAACGCTATGCCGCTTTGGACGCCGATGCGGAGCAGAAGTCCGCTACGCTGGGCGAGGGGCATGGCGACCTGGCGCAGGTGCAAGCCGAGCGCGACACGCTTCGCACCGCGCTAGCCCGCCGAGGCCGTGAGCTGACGGGGCTTGGCGACGAGCAATTGCTGCGCATGGTGGACCTTTCGGTCTCGGACGGACGATCATCGCTCATCGAAGGCATGATTGCCGCAGACATTCGGCGGGCAGGGACTTCGGCGGCCCTTCGGGAAATTCGGGGAGACCTTGCCCAGCAACAGGGCAGGGCAGGTTTGCTGGTTACCCAAGCAGCCGAGCTGGCTGACTTGACCCGCGACCATCGAATCGCCGAAGCCGTGTTTTCCTCGGCGCTGGCGCGCGTCGACACCAACAAGCAGGATCCGTTCGCGTCCTATCCGCTGGTCCAGACGCTGGAAGAACCATCGCTACCGCGCGGCCCATCCAGCCCGTCCACGGTGATTGCGATCGCTGGAGCCACAGCGGCCACCATCCTCATCATCATGGGATTCCTTCTGACATGGCTGCGTCAGCCGCTGATCCGGAAATTCTTCCCGAACGCCTGA
- a CDS encoding DUF192 domain-containing protein has translation MTSASRFFALLLAGAALGLGGCSGAGADGPVAESGLRLVPLTIQQGSQTHRFTVEVAATTAEQQRGLMMRTSLAPDRGMIFPFDPPKAASFWMKDTLIPLDLLFIRADGSIDRIAENTPPESLEPIVSGGEVAAVLELAGGSAARLGLDESAIVRWEKP, from the coding sequence ATGACTTCAGCTTCCCGCTTTTTCGCCTTGCTCCTGGCCGGTGCCGCGCTCGGCCTTGGTGGCTGTTCCGGAGCGGGTGCGGATGGTCCGGTGGCCGAATCCGGCCTGCGTCTCGTTCCATTGACGATCCAGCAAGGCAGCCAGACCCATCGCTTCACGGTTGAGGTGGCGGCGACAACGGCTGAACAGCAGCGCGGCCTGATGATGCGCACCTCGCTCGCGCCGGACAGGGGCATGATTTTCCCCTTTGATCCGCCCAAAGCCGCCTCCTTCTGGATGAAGGATACGTTGATCCCGCTCGATCTGCTGTTCATCCGCGCCGACGGCAGCATTGACCGTATTGCGGAAAACACTCCGCCCGAATCGCTGGAACCGATTGTGAGCGGCGGTGAAGTCGCTGCGGTGCTCGAACTGGCCGGTGGGTCGGCTGCCCGCCTCGGCCTGGATGAAAGCGCCATTGTCCGTTGGGAAAAGCCGTGA
- a CDS encoding NADPH:quinone oxidoreductase family protein, which translates to MRALVVSELAADYGGTWVQDIPTPRPGLGEALVRVRAAAVNFPDLLMTRGEYQLKPPLPFVAGMEFSGEVAEVGEGCDRSLIGEAVLGANRIGAMAEFALVPAATLRPKPERLSWAEAAGYRAAYLTAWVSLVRRAQVQPGEWVLVHGSAGGVGLATVDLANQLGARVIAAGSSPEKLAKVQQLYAPDAIVDVRQGFREQVKAITGGAGADVIFDPVGGDIFDESTRCIAFDGRLLVIGFTSGRIPSVNANIPLIKGFSVMGVRAGEYGRQFPEKGAENLAMVDAMAADGRIRPHVSAALPLDQWREGFDLLANRQVVGKAVLIP; encoded by the coding sequence ATGCGGGCGCTGGTCGTCTCCGAACTGGCTGCCGATTATGGCGGCACATGGGTGCAGGACATCCCTACCCCCAGGCCCGGCCTGGGCGAGGCTCTCGTCAGGGTAAGGGCCGCAGCGGTCAATTTCCCCGACCTGCTGATGACCCGGGGCGAATATCAGCTCAAGCCGCCGCTTCCCTTTGTTGCGGGTATGGAGTTTTCCGGGGAAGTTGCCGAAGTCGGCGAAGGATGCGACCGGTCGCTGATCGGCGAGGCGGTGCTGGGCGCCAACCGCATCGGCGCCATGGCAGAGTTTGCCCTGGTGCCCGCAGCCACCCTCAGGCCCAAGCCCGAACGCCTGAGCTGGGCGGAAGCCGCCGGATATCGAGCCGCCTATCTGACCGCATGGGTCAGTCTAGTGCGACGGGCGCAGGTGCAACCGGGCGAATGGGTGCTGGTGCACGGATCGGCGGGCGGGGTAGGCTTGGCCACCGTTGACCTTGCCAACCAGCTGGGCGCGCGGGTTATCGCGGCGGGCAGTTCGCCCGAAAAGCTGGCGAAAGTGCAGCAACTCTATGCTCCCGATGCAATTGTTGATGTGCGGCAGGGCTTTCGCGAACAGGTCAAGGCCATCACCGGCGGGGCGGGGGCAGATGTGATTTTTGACCCCGTGGGAGGGGATATTTTTGACGAGAGCACCCGCTGTATCGCCTTTGACGGGCGGTTGCTGGTCATCGGATTCACCAGCGGGCGGATTCCTTCGGTCAATGCCAACATCCCGCTGATCAAGGGCTTTTCGGTCATGGGCGTCAGGGCCGGGGAATATGGGCGGCAATTCCCCGAAAAGGGCGCGGAAAATCTGGCCATGGTCGATGCCATGGCGGCGGACGGGCGCATCCGGCCGCATGTCTCCGCCGCGCTGCCGCTGGACCAGTGGCGCGAGGGCTTTGACCTGCTGGCCAACCGTCAGGTGGTCGGCAAGGCGGTGCTGATCCCCTGA
- a CDS encoding SDR family oxidoreductase, with amino-acid sequence MTDHIYGKSIIITGAGSGFGKLVAEKAAAAGAKVTLGDINLDAAEAVAAAIRASGGTAQAIAVDVTQIDRMRALAAAAVAAYGAIDVMVNNAGTMPLALMADHAIALDKWHQCIDINFKGVVNGCVAVHDQMIAQGHGHVINLSSIYGNHPVLGSAVYGATKAAVNYFSESFRVDTRGKIKVTIIKPTGVPGTNLGSGVINPAAIVGIMAQNMPEFAELAEKLPQGAYPPEKLDPANITYAALAPEHIADAILYAINQPLGVSIGDITIRAAGDQYIL; translated from the coding sequence ATGACCGATCATATCTATGGCAAGAGCATCATCATCACCGGTGCGGGCAGCGGCTTTGGCAAGTTGGTCGCTGAGAAAGCCGCGGCGGCGGGCGCCAAGGTCACGCTGGGCGACATCAACCTCGACGCCGCCGAAGCCGTCGCCGCCGCCATCCGTGCGAGTGGAGGCACCGCCCAGGCCATCGCCGTCGACGTCACACAGATCGACCGGATGCGCGCCCTCGCCGCCGCAGCGGTCGCCGCCTATGGTGCGATTGATGTGATGGTCAACAATGCCGGCACCATGCCGCTCGCACTGATGGCTGATCACGCCATCGCCCTCGACAAATGGCACCAGTGCATCGACATCAATTTCAAGGGCGTGGTCAACGGCTGCGTCGCCGTGCATGACCAGATGATCGCGCAGGGCCACGGCCATGTCATCAACCTCTCGTCCATCTACGGCAACCACCCCGTCCTCGGCTCGGCAGTCTATGGCGCGACCAAGGCGGCGGTGAACTATTTCTCCGAAAGCTTCCGCGTCGACACGCGCGGCAAGATCAAGGTGACGATCATCAAGCCGACCGGCGTCCCCGGCACCAACCTCGGCAGCGGCGTCATCAACCCCGCCGCCATCGTCGGCATCATGGCGCAAAACATGCCCGAATTCGCCGAACTCGCCGAAAAGCTGCCACAGGGCGCCTACCCGCCCGAAAAGCTCGACCCCGCCAACATCACCTACGCCGCCCTCGCGCCAGAGCATATCGCCGACGCCATACTCTACGCGATCAACCAGCCGCTCGGCGTCAGCATCGGCGACATCACCATCAGGGCGGCAGGGGATCAGTATATTCTGTGA